From Spirosoma aerolatum, one genomic window encodes:
- a CDS encoding oxidoreductase, giving the protein MTTPSPKTALVIGATGLIGNLLTHRLVDSSFYSNVKVLVRKSLNWQHPRLQEVVFDFDHPNGLLTQADDVFCCLGTTIKKAGSKDAFRKVDYQYPLDIARLSLASGASQFAIVTALGAKADSSIFYNRVKGEVERDLTALNFPALLIFRPSLLLGDRSESRLGERIGAGVMRLFGPLIPAKYKGIDALKVANAMLETTQQGLTGKHIFESDDLQKF; this is encoded by the coding sequence ATGACTACGCCCAGCCCCAAAACAGCTTTAGTGATCGGCGCCACCGGTCTAATTGGCAATCTTCTTACCCACCGCCTGGTCGACTCATCCTTCTATTCAAACGTTAAAGTACTGGTTCGCAAGTCGTTAAACTGGCAACACCCTCGTTTACAGGAAGTCGTTTTCGATTTCGATCACCCAAATGGCTTATTGACTCAGGCCGATGATGTTTTTTGCTGTCTGGGAACAACGATTAAAAAAGCAGGTTCGAAAGACGCGTTCCGAAAAGTAGATTATCAGTATCCGCTCGATATTGCCCGACTCAGTTTAGCCAGTGGAGCCAGCCAGTTCGCTATTGTTACAGCCCTGGGAGCAAAGGCCGACTCCTCAATCTTTTACAATCGGGTCAAAGGAGAAGTGGAACGCGACCTGACGGCACTGAACTTTCCCGCCCTCCTTATTTTCCGGCCCTCACTCCTCTTAGGCGACCGGTCCGAATCGCGATTGGGCGAACGCATTGGCGCAGGAGTTATGCGGTTGTTTGGCCCCCTCATTCCCGCAAAATACAAAGGCATCGACGCGTTGAAAGTAGCCAATGCCATGCTGGAAACAACCCAGCAAGGGTTAACTGGCAAGCATATATTCGAATCCGATGACCTACAGAAATTTTAG
- a CDS encoding TonB-dependent receptor plug domain-containing protein, with protein sequence MYPAFSRSIILFVGLTALSIFAFRWADDEFSKRLIELFRAYNRARPTEKVYIHTDRDAYLIGETIWLKGYLVNGTTHEADTVSRVLYVDLVDPIARRVRLRTQLRATNGYAPGQLFLPDSIPAGSYQLRGYTGFMRNEPEDYYFYKTLTILRADGSIATQAKTNAGKPDVQFLPEGGQLVEDIESRVAFKAVDAQGRSIAIEGFVLDAKKDTVIGFNSTHLGMGYFTFKPETGQVYTAFVKLADGQMASYTLPTAHAQGAVMQVDNLSNKDQLKVYIRHNKTNADPANALTLFAQTRGQTIQVARIPLGKKGTLVQLPKAAFPEGIAQLTLFDETQKPICERLVFSPQNDQITVALTPNKKLYKNREKVELTINTTNAQGQPIPANLSMAAIDARLAPEADSNGNTIMSHLLLSSDLTGTIEQPGYYFDPRHTDRWQHLDLLLMTQGWRRFAWNDVLSGTIHPMKYSAEGGLSLTGQVLRPNQKDVSGPVNLTFMLVRRDSTRDFLVGETDGTGRYGAYNLDFTDTTTVMIQGIKGKANRSVAITLDQLLTPKVTLTKVPYNPLEFRQDELAEFIRRTKEYLQIEEQIRRNGEVLLQAVTVKAKKEKEFDSRVIYGTPDATVKFDPMNTSGRMTILDVIQGRVAGVNVIGSGFNARVQIRGAANFNGPVDPLFVLDGMPMDLQAIMGISVQDVDRVDILKGASAAIYGSRASGGVISILTKRGAPNYDYTKDVTPGTLIAKLPGYAPVREFYAPRYDVQKPEHVRPDYRTTLFWAPMIQTDAQGKATLTFFTSDAKTTVRLRAEGATVDGKLGVGRGIIVVE encoded by the coding sequence ATGTATCCAGCCTTTTCTCGTTCAATCATCCTGTTTGTTGGCCTAACGGCTTTGTCAATCTTTGCCTTTCGATGGGCCGACGATGAATTTAGTAAACGATTAATTGAGTTGTTTCGCGCCTATAATCGGGCTCGGCCTACGGAGAAAGTTTATATTCATACTGACCGGGACGCGTACCTGATCGGCGAGACCATCTGGCTGAAAGGGTATCTGGTCAATGGTACCACTCACGAGGCCGATACGGTGAGCCGTGTACTCTACGTTGATTTAGTTGATCCGATAGCCCGTCGGGTACGGCTTCGAACGCAACTTCGGGCTACCAATGGCTATGCACCAGGACAACTGTTTCTGCCCGATTCAATACCTGCCGGGAGCTACCAGCTACGTGGCTATACAGGTTTTATGCGGAATGAGCCCGAAGACTATTACTTCTACAAAACCTTAACGATTCTCCGGGCCGATGGGTCCATTGCCACCCAGGCGAAAACGAATGCCGGGAAACCTGATGTGCAGTTTTTGCCCGAAGGTGGGCAACTGGTTGAGGATATTGAAAGCCGAGTTGCCTTCAAAGCCGTTGATGCACAAGGGCGAAGCATCGCCATCGAAGGCTTTGTACTCGATGCAAAAAAAGATACGGTGATTGGATTTAACAGTACGCACCTGGGTATGGGTTACTTCACGTTCAAACCCGAAACGGGTCAAGTATACACGGCCTTTGTCAAGCTGGCCGATGGGCAAATGGCATCGTATACGCTCCCAACAGCACACGCGCAGGGGGCCGTCATGCAGGTGGATAACCTGAGCAACAAAGACCAGCTCAAAGTGTATATACGCCACAATAAAACCAACGCGGATCCTGCCAATGCCCTGACGCTCTTTGCGCAAACACGTGGTCAGACGATTCAGGTCGCTCGGATTCCCTTGGGTAAAAAAGGAACGCTTGTTCAGTTACCGAAAGCAGCGTTTCCTGAAGGTATCGCACAGTTGACGCTGTTTGATGAAACGCAGAAGCCCATTTGTGAACGCCTGGTTTTTAGCCCCCAAAACGACCAGATTACGGTGGCCCTCACACCCAATAAGAAGTTGTATAAAAATCGGGAGAAAGTTGAACTGACCATCAATACCACTAATGCACAGGGGCAGCCTATACCGGCCAATCTGTCAATGGCGGCCATAGATGCCCGATTAGCCCCCGAAGCGGATTCAAATGGTAACACCATCATGTCGCACCTGCTGTTATCATCCGATCTGACGGGAACGATTGAACAACCCGGCTACTATTTCGATCCACGCCATACGGATCGCTGGCAACACCTGGACTTACTGCTGATGACCCAGGGTTGGCGACGGTTTGCCTGGAATGATGTGCTGTCGGGTACGATTCATCCTATGAAATACTCTGCCGAAGGTGGGCTATCCCTAACTGGTCAGGTGCTTCGCCCAAATCAGAAAGATGTTAGCGGGCCTGTAAATCTTACATTTATGCTCGTTAGACGCGACAGTACACGTGATTTCCTGGTTGGCGAAACCGACGGGACGGGGCGTTATGGGGCCTATAATCTCGATTTTACGGATACTACAACCGTTATGATTCAGGGAATAAAAGGAAAGGCGAACCGTTCGGTGGCGATTACGCTCGATCAGTTATTGACACCCAAAGTTACCCTGACCAAAGTGCCCTATAATCCACTGGAGTTTCGGCAGGATGAACTGGCGGAGTTTATCCGACGAACAAAAGAATACCTGCAAATTGAAGAGCAGATTCGCCGGAATGGCGAGGTACTCTTGCAGGCTGTAACGGTTAAAGCCAAGAAAGAGAAAGAGTTTGATTCGCGGGTGATTTATGGAACGCCTGATGCTACCGTCAAATTCGATCCGATGAACACCTCGGGCCGAATGACCATTCTGGATGTGATTCAGGGGCGTGTTGCGGGCGTAAATGTGATAGGCTCTGGTTTTAACGCCCGCGTACAGATTCGGGGAGCGGCTAATTTCAATGGACCGGTCGATCCGCTTTTTGTGCTGGATGGTATGCCCATGGATTTACAGGCTATTATGGGTATCTCAGTGCAGGACGTTGATCGTGTCGATATTCTGAAAGGGGCGTCGGCAGCTATTTATGGCTCACGGGCTTCGGGTGGCGTAATTTCGATTCTGACCAAACGGGGAGCACCTAACTACGATTATACGAAAGATGTAACGCCTGGAACATTAATTGCCAAGCTACCTGGATACGCGCCTGTTCGGGAATTTTACGCCCCCCGCTACGATGTTCAGAAGCCAGAGCATGTTCGGCCCGACTACCGAACCACCTTGTTTTGGGCACCGATGATTCAAACCGATGCACAGGGCAAGGCAACGCTCACGTTTTTTACCTCCGATGCCAAAACAACTGTCCGTCTACGGGCAGAAGGTGCGACCGTCGATGGTAAACTGGGCGTAGGACGAGGGATTATAGTGGTGGAGTAA
- a CDS encoding amidohydrolase — MNLFIKTLLAVFLMPGLLWAQGKGQKAADNKLESLKQEAIKAIEQRKDQAQQINDMLFSFAELGFQEEESFTYLTGILEKEGFTIQKGIAGMPTAWIATWGSGKPVIAIGSDVDCIPKASQKPGVAYKDPIVEGAPGHGEGHNSGQALNIVAALTVKQLMEKNKLSGTLMLWPGIAEELLGAKAFYVRDGYFKDVDACIFTHVGDNLSVAWGDIGYNGMVSVKFSFEGQAAHAAGAPWRGRSALDAVELMNIGWNFRREHLELTQRSHYVVSDGGDQPNVVPSKASVWYYFRERSYPKIKTLFDKGIKMAEGAALMTDTKFTYEILGSAWPGHFNKPIAIDMYQNIKRIGLPTWSSEDQILAKATQKELQSPNLAGLDTKLDTLGTPIASAPTVMMGGQNMVPLTGGSDDISDISWSVPTVVLVYPSNIPGLPGHHWSNAISMATPIAHKGVVAGAKVEAMTLLDMLLKPELIQQTKTYYTDEQTKETKYESLISSKEIPAIYLNKKIMAEFKPKLEKFYYDPSKYKSYLEQLGIKYPTLRDDQRAALEKKNAGK; from the coding sequence ATGAATCTCTTCATAAAAACACTACTAGCCGTTTTTCTGATGCCAGGCCTGCTGTGGGCCCAGGGGAAAGGCCAAAAAGCGGCCGATAACAAGCTGGAGTCGCTTAAACAGGAAGCTATAAAGGCTATTGAGCAACGTAAAGACCAAGCCCAGCAAATCAACGACATGCTATTCAGTTTTGCCGAGCTGGGTTTTCAGGAAGAAGAATCGTTTACGTATCTAACCGGCATCCTCGAAAAAGAAGGGTTTACTATTCAGAAAGGAATCGCGGGTATGCCCACGGCCTGGATTGCTACCTGGGGCTCAGGCAAACCCGTTATTGCTATTGGCTCCGATGTCGACTGCATCCCCAAAGCCAGCCAGAAACCCGGCGTTGCCTATAAAGACCCAATTGTGGAAGGAGCTCCTGGCCATGGTGAAGGGCATAATTCTGGCCAGGCCCTAAATATTGTAGCTGCACTGACAGTGAAGCAACTGATGGAAAAGAATAAGCTATCGGGCACGCTTATGCTCTGGCCGGGCATAGCCGAAGAGTTACTGGGGGCCAAGGCGTTCTACGTCCGCGATGGCTATTTCAAAGATGTCGACGCCTGTATTTTTACCCACGTAGGCGACAACCTAAGCGTAGCCTGGGGCGACATTGGCTACAATGGTATGGTTTCGGTGAAGTTTTCGTTTGAAGGGCAGGCAGCGCATGCAGCAGGTGCTCCCTGGCGTGGCCGGAGTGCACTCGATGCCGTTGAGTTGATGAACATCGGCTGGAACTTCCGTCGCGAGCATCTCGAACTAACCCAACGCTCACATTATGTGGTTTCGGATGGTGGCGACCAACCTAATGTAGTTCCCTCTAAAGCATCGGTCTGGTATTATTTCCGCGAACGCTCCTATCCCAAAATCAAAACCCTGTTCGACAAAGGCATTAAAATGGCCGAAGGAGCCGCGTTGATGACCGATACTAAGTTCACCTATGAGATTCTGGGTTCGGCCTGGCCGGGTCATTTCAACAAGCCCATCGCTATCGATATGTACCAGAATATCAAGCGGATTGGCTTACCGACCTGGTCGTCCGAAGATCAGATATTGGCGAAAGCAACCCAAAAAGAACTACAATCACCTAATCTGGCGGGTCTCGACACCAAGCTGGATACACTGGGAACACCCATCGCCAGTGCGCCAACTGTAATGATGGGCGGACAAAATATGGTGCCCCTGACCGGCGGTTCCGACGATATTTCCGACATTTCGTGGTCGGTCCCTACGGTTGTGCTGGTCTATCCATCCAATATTCCGGGCTTACCCGGCCACCACTGGTCGAATGCCATTTCGATGGCAACACCGATTGCACACAAGGGTGTAGTGGCTGGCGCTAAAGTAGAAGCGATGACGCTTCTGGATATGCTCCTTAAACCCGAACTCATTCAGCAGACAAAAACCTACTACACCGACGAACAAACGAAAGAGACTAAATACGAATCCCTGATTTCGTCGAAAGAGATTCCAGCCATTTACCTGAACAAGAAAATTATGGCCGAATTCAAGCCAAAGCTGGAGAAATTCTACTACGATCCTTCAAAGTATAAAAGCTACCTCGAGCAACTGGGCATCAAATACCCAACCCTCCGCGACGATCAACGGGCGGCATTAGAAAAGAAAAATGCAGGAAAATAG
- a CDS encoding Gfo/Idh/MocA family protein, whose product MKNNKQATSSDNGAQSSRRSFLKTLGLAGTAAAAAPAALAETTSSNAIAAPQYLNLVRSHSSTAANDKVRIALIGTGGMGMGDTQTALMVNGVEMVAACDLYDGRLRRAKELWGENLAVTKDYRQILERTDVDAIINGTTDHWHEKISSDAMRKGKHVYCEKPMVQKFEDGHTLIKVAKETGKVFQVGSQFASSLLIAKARELLKAGDIGELVFVEAIYDRHSAQGAWQYSIPPDASPQTVDWDTYLGSAPKRPWDPLRFFRWRNYIDYGTGIAGDLYVHLLTSLHCITGSKGPTRVYSTGGTRYWKDGRDVPDIQLSIYDYPKTAEHPEFNLTTRSNFEDGGGGNYLVRLVGTEGDLSLGFDSLTVHRNKFPKEPGMSIDNFPKDQKELYIAEYNKLYPQKPELVGPKEFKYSFPKEYKGDRYEHFVNFFNSIRTGAPNVEDATFGLRACGPTQCGNMSYYQKKIVSWDPINMKINGAA is encoded by the coding sequence ATGAAAAATAACAAACAGGCGACTTCGTCGGACAACGGTGCTCAATCGTCACGACGGTCGTTTCTGAAAACACTGGGTTTGGCCGGTACAGCCGCTGCTGCGGCCCCAGCCGCCCTGGCCGAAACCACCTCATCCAATGCCATTGCGGCACCCCAGTACCTAAACCTGGTGCGAAGCCACAGCAGCACAGCCGCCAATGACAAAGTACGCATCGCCCTCATCGGTACAGGTGGTATGGGTATGGGCGACACCCAAACGGCGCTCATGGTCAATGGTGTTGAAATGGTAGCCGCCTGCGACCTCTACGACGGCCGCTTACGTCGGGCCAAAGAGTTATGGGGTGAAAACCTTGCCGTAACCAAAGATTACCGTCAGATTCTGGAACGCACCGATGTAGACGCTATTATCAATGGTACCACCGACCACTGGCACGAAAAAATCTCGTCGGATGCTATGCGGAAAGGCAAGCATGTATATTGCGAAAAGCCAATGGTCCAGAAGTTTGAAGATGGGCATACGCTGATCAAAGTAGCGAAAGAAACGGGCAAAGTATTTCAGGTGGGGAGTCAGTTTGCCAGTTCGCTACTCATTGCCAAAGCACGTGAGCTGCTGAAAGCGGGCGACATTGGTGAACTCGTGTTTGTTGAAGCCATTTACGACCGCCACAGCGCACAGGGAGCCTGGCAATACTCGATTCCGCCCGATGCGTCTCCCCAAACGGTCGACTGGGATACCTATCTGGGTAGTGCGCCTAAACGCCCCTGGGACCCACTCCGCTTTTTCCGCTGGCGAAATTATATCGATTATGGTACGGGTATTGCCGGTGATTTGTACGTCCACCTGCTGACCTCGCTCCACTGCATCACCGGCTCCAAAGGACCTACGCGGGTATACTCTACGGGTGGTACACGCTACTGGAAAGATGGCCGCGACGTGCCGGATATTCAACTAAGTATCTACGACTACCCCAAAACAGCCGAGCACCCCGAGTTTAACCTGACTACCCGTTCAAATTTCGAAGATGGTGGTGGTGGTAATTACCTGGTTCGACTGGTCGGTACTGAAGGCGACCTGTCGCTGGGTTTTGATAGCCTGACAGTTCACCGGAACAAATTTCCCAAAGAACCGGGTATGTCGATCGACAATTTCCCGAAAGACCAGAAAGAGCTGTATATCGCTGAATACAACAAACTGTATCCGCAGAAACCCGAACTGGTTGGCCCGAAGGAATTTAAATATTCGTTCCCAAAAGAGTATAAGGGTGACCGCTATGAGCACTTTGTCAATTTCTTCAACTCGATCCGAACGGGCGCTCCGAACGTAGAAGATGCCACCTTTGGCTTACGCGCCTGCGGACCGACCCAGTGTGGTAACATGAGTTACTACCAGAAGAAAATCGTTAGCTGGGACCCGATCAACATGAAGATCAACGGGGCGGCTTAA
- a CDS encoding DUF5990 family protein, with translation MHELQLRIVLVNPPAGIDFGLQQGSGHTYETIQTQRSTTQDLVFSFTVRVKGDAVTDPAPTLLGHFVQGPPSSRFVYLDIGTAAGQADSVWSRRLKIPLTITWPLIEQVSMHPKQLLETLVVGTNKDGTPTCGTVKPFAGWRVGNGH, from the coding sequence ATGCATGAATTACAACTACGTATCGTTTTAGTAAACCCTCCGGCGGGTATCGATTTTGGCTTACAGCAAGGCAGCGGTCATACATATGAGACCATCCAGACGCAACGATCAACTACTCAGGATTTGGTATTCTCGTTTACCGTACGTGTTAAAGGCGATGCCGTTACCGATCCAGCGCCTACCTTACTCGGCCACTTCGTACAAGGCCCTCCAAGCAGTCGTTTTGTGTATCTGGACATTGGCACCGCTGCTGGTCAAGCCGATTCGGTATGGAGCCGACGCCTGAAAATCCCTTTAACGATTACCTGGCCCCTCATTGAGCAAGTTTCCATGCATCCCAAGCAGTTGCTGGAAACACTTGTAGTAGGCACTAATAAAGACGGTACACCAACATGTGGCACCGTAAAACCATTTGCAGGCTGGCGAGTAGGCAACGGTCATTAA